The Roseibium sp. Sym1 nucleotide sequence GCTGCTTGACCGGTTCGAGCCCGATCAGGGTGTCGTCGAGCTCCTGCAGGATGTCGCGGACACCGCTTTCCTCATAGGCGGCGGCAAGGTCGATTTCGGTCGGCGGCGTGGTTTCATCAACGGACATGGGGACTGCTCCGGTAAAAAGGCGGGCCGCCGGGTGGAGGAAGTCGGGATTCGGCGGCCCGCAGTGGACGGCTTATGCGTAGCGGCGGCCTTCGGGCTCGCGAACGGCATAGCTTTCCACGGTGTAGCGGATGATCCGGCCTTCGCCTTCCTGGCGGACAACGCGGAAACCGGGTTCGTCCGACGGCCGGTTGACGATGAAGCTCAGCCGGATCGACTCCCATCCGGCGCTGCTGTCGAAGGCGATCACCCGGATATATTTGCCGCCGTGCTCCTTGCGGCACTCATTGACCTCGAACACCACGGCGGCGGCATCCGGATTGTCGAACATCGGGTGGCCCCACATTTCCCAATAGGTGTTCCGGGGATGCGGGTCGTCAGTGTATTCGACCGACACGGCCCAGCCGTTGTCGATGGCATATTGAGCCTGGTCCCGGATCTGGTCGTCGGTGAGATCCGGCAGGTAGCTGAACTGGCCCTGTCTGAGACGCATGGGATTGCTCCTTTTCGCAAGTTTGGGTCGCCGCTTGAGCGGCGGTGAAACGGGATGACCTACAGGGACACTTCCGGCGTCGGCGCATAGTCGGGCGCATCCGTCGAGGTGTAGTCGAAGGTGACGTCCTTCCAGGTCTCCAGTGCCTGTTTCAGCGGGGTGCAGGTCTCGGCCGCGTCCCGCAGGATATCCGGGCCCTCGTTCCAGATGTCGCGGCCGGCATTGCGGGCGTAGACCATGGCTTCCAGGGCCACGCGGTTGGCGGTGGCGCCCGCCTCGATGCCGTGCGGGTGGCCGATTGTGCCGCCGCCGAACTGAAGCACGACGTCCTCGCCGAGATAGGTCAGCAACTGGTGCATCTGGCCGGCATGGATGCCGCCCGAGGCCACCGGCATCATCTTGTTGAGCGAGGCCCAGTCCTGGTCGAAGAAGATGCCGTTTTCCAGCGCCATCGGATTGTATTCTTCGCGGAAGATGTCGTAGTAGCCCTTCGTGGTCGCCGGATCGCCTTCCAGCTTGCCGACGACGGTTCCTGCGTGAAGGTGGTCGACACCTGCAAGGCGCATCCACTTTGCGATCACGCGGAAGCTGACCCCGTGGCTGCGCTGGCGGGTATAGGTCGAGTGACCGGCACGGTGCAGGTGCAGGATCATGTCGTTGTCGCGGGCCCACTTGGCCATGGACTGGATCGCCGTGTAACCGATCACGAGATCGATCATGATGACAACCGAGCCGAGTGACTTGGCGAATTCGGCGCGGGCGTACATCTCCTCCATCGTGCCGGCGGTGACGTTGAGATAGGTGCCCTTGACCTCGCCGGTCGCCGCAGACGCGCGGGTGACGGCTTCCATGCAGTAGAGGAAGCGGTCGCGCCAGTGCATGAAGGGCTGGCTGTTGATGTTCTCGTCATCCTTGGTGAAATCGAGCCCGCCCTTGAGGGCCTCGTAGACGACCCGGCCGTAGTTGCGGCCGGACAGGCCGAGCTTCGGCTTGACGGTCGCCCCGAGCAGCGGCCGG carries:
- a CDS encoding ribulose bisphosphate carboxylase small subunit is translated as MRLRQGQFSYLPDLTDDQIRDQAQYAIDNGWAVSVEYTDDPHPRNTYWEMWGHPMFDNPDAAAVVFEVNECRKEHGGKYIRVIAFDSSAGWESIRLSFIVNRPSDEPGFRVVRQEGEGRIIRYTVESYAVREPEGRRYA
- a CDS encoding form I ribulose bisphosphate carboxylase large subunit, whose protein sequence is MLDKVKTVTDAKKRYSAGVMKYAQMGYWEPDYTPKDTDVIALFRITPQDGVDEVEAAAAVAGESSTATWTVVWTDRLTACEKYRAKAYRVDPVPNSPGEFFAYIAYDLDLFEPGSIANLTASIIGNVFGFKPLKALRLEDMRLPTAYVKTFQGPATGIVVERERLNCYGRPLLGATVKPKLGLSGRNYGRVVYEALKGGLDFTKDDENINSQPFMHWRDRFLYCMEAVTRASAATGEVKGTYLNVTAGTMEEMYARAEFAKSLGSVVIMIDLVIGYTAIQSMAKWARDNDMILHLHRAGHSTYTRQRSHGVSFRVIAKWMRLAGVDHLHAGTVVGKLEGDPATTKGYYDIFREEYNPMALENGIFFDQDWASLNKMMPVASGGIHAGQMHQLLTYLGEDVVLQFGGGTIGHPHGIEAGATANRVALEAMVYARNAGRDIWNEGPDILRDAAETCTPLKQALETWKDVTFDYTSTDAPDYAPTPEVSL